A segment of the Acidobacteriota bacterium genome:
TGGCTGTACGGCGGCATCCTCGTGGTCGCCTCGCTTGGCGCGTTCAGCGTGCACCGTTCGGCCGGCGACCTGCTGCTGGTCGCGCTCATCGGCATCATCGGCTTCGGCCTGCGCCGCGTGGGCGCGCCGATCGCGCCGGTCATGATCGGCCTCATTCTCGGGCCGGCGGCCGAGCAGCACCTGCGCCGGGCCTTGTCAATCAGCCAAGGCGACTGGTCGGTGTTTGTCACGCGGCCGCTGTCGGCCGCGCTGCTGGCCGTCGCGGCAGCAATTGTCGTGTTCGGCATCACCCGGCGGCCCACGCTACAATCGAGGCATGAAACTCAGTGACCTGTTCGGCGGCGGCTCCGATGTGCCGGCCGACCAGTTTCCCGATCCAGCGCTTGATGCGCCGGCGGATCCGACACGCGCACCGCAATCGATCGTGTTGGGCGGTGGTTGCTTCTGGTGCACCGAGGCAGTCTTCGCCAAGCTCGATGGCGTGATCAGCGTCGTCTCCGGCTACGCCGGCGGCAGCGTCGACACGGCGAACTACCAGGCGGTCTGCAGCGGCATGACCGACCACGCGGAAGTGATTCGCGTGCGATACGATTCGGGCCGCATCACGCTCGGGCAGATCCTCAAGGTGTTCTTTGCCGTCGCCCACGACCCCACGCAGTTGAACCGCCAGGGCAACGACCTGGGCCGGCAGTACCGGTCGTCGATTTTCTACGCCAGCGTCCACCAGGAGCGCGTCGCCGCGGAGTACATCGAGCAGCTGAAGGGCGCCGGAGTCTTTGACCAGCCCATCGTGACCACACTGGAGCCGCTCGAGCAGTTCTTCGAGGCCGAGGCCGATCACCAGGGATTCGTGGCGCGCAACCCCAACCAGCCCTATGTCGCCGCGGTGGCGATGCCCAAGGTCAGGAAGCTCGAGAAGTCGTTCGCGGACAAATTGAAGAAGTCGTGAGACATAATAGGAGCCGCGTGCGCTCGTAGCTCAACTGGATAGAGCATCGGCCTTCGAAGCCGGGGGTCGCAGGTTCGAGTCCTGCCGAGCGCACCATTAAATACCGGCCTAATTCCGATAGATGGCACTCCTGGGTGCCATCTTTGGAACTCAACAAAACTAGACCAAACCGGCATAACTTCCGGTAGGTTTCGCCTTTGGGATGGCACGGCGGATGGCACCGTCGCCGCTTTCCAAAACATTGCCCCTTGACAAGCATACAACTACTTGTTGTATGCTTGGTTTGTTCGTAAGGCAATAACGCCGACTCGATAGGAGTTGAGAGCGATGACGAAGACCACCGAAGCCCCGACCTTTAGCCAGCTGTTCGCCACGATCGTTGAGCAGCCCGGCATCATTCACGAAGCCTTCAGCCGGTTCCACAACTACAGCCTCGGGAATCAGATCTTGGCGTGGTTCCAGTGCACGCAGCGCGGCATCACGCCGGGACCCATCGCGACCTATTCAGCGTGGCAGGGGATGGGCCGCCAGGTGCGCAAGGGCGAGAAGGCGCTCGTGCTGTGCCAGCCGGTCACCGTCAAGAAGAAGGCCGAAGAGCCGGAAGGCCAGGAGGCCGCCTTCACGCTGTTCACCTATCGCGCGAAGTGGTTCGCGCTGGCCCAGACGGAGGGCGCCAGCTACGAAGCGGCGCTGCCGGCGACGTGGAGCAAAACCCAAGCGCTCGCCGCGCTCGACGTTACCGAGGTCCCCTTCGCGCACACGGACGGCAACTGCCACGGCTACGCGATCGGCCGCTCGGTGGCCGTGTCCGACATCGCTCCCATGCCCTTCGCGGTGCTGGCTCACGAGCTCGCGCACGTGGTCTTGGGCCACACGTCGGAGGGCCAGTGCAGCGACACGACGGACCGGACCCCGCGCGCGCTGCGCGAAGTCGAAGCCGAGAGCGTGGCGATGCTGGTGGTGGGCAGCCTCGGTGAGTCGGGCCTCGAATACTGCCGCGGCTACGTCCAACACTGGTTGAAGGGCGGCACGATTCCGGAACGCAGCATCCAGAAGATCTTCAAGGCGGCCGACACGATCCTCCGTGCCGGCCGTCAGGAGCCCGAGCAGCTGCAGGAGGCCGCATAATGTCGCCCGCAACGGCGACGGCCACCGGATCGCGTATCGTAAAGGGCACTATGTCAAGTCGCGGCAACGCCCCAAGCCTGGCCATCAGCGGCATCCCGCCCGAGGTCCTCGAGCGGTTTATGACTCGGGCCCGGCGTGACGGATGGTTCTCGAAGAACGCGCTGTTGATTGAACTGATGCGCGACTATGGGAACGAGACGCTCACGCCAGCCGCGGCGCCGCCCCCGTTCGACCCTACCCGGAAGCCGGGTTCATCCGGGCAAAAATAATACTTGACGGGCATACAACGACTTGTTGTATACTTGTCTTCGTTGGCACTAACGCCGACCCGATTCGAAGGGTTGAGAGCGATGAGCATCAAGAGCTTCAAGACGAACACCGCCCGGGACATTTTCCTCGGCGATAACACCAAAGCGGCGCGCAAGATCGCCCGCACGGCATGGCCTTCGGCGAGCCATCGCCTGCAGATCCTGAACATGGCGGCGCGCCTGAGCGACGTCGCCCAAACGCCGGGGGTTCGGCTGGAACCCATCAAGCACAGCAAACCGGGCTTCTACAGCCTGCGCGTCAACAATCAATACCGGATCACGTTCCGGTTCGAGGATGGCAATGCCTACGACGTCAACGTCGAAGACCCGCTCTGGCACCAGCCGTAACAAGCTGGTCCCGGGAGACCTGGCGGACCAACGCCGGGCTCCCACCCACCCCGGGGTGATGTTCAAGCTGGAGTTTCGGGAACCGCAGGATCCACCGGTGTCACAACGCGAAGCGGCGCGCCGCCTCGGGATCTCCTACAACTACATGAACCTGATTGAACTCGGCGAGCGCCCGGTCTCTCCGGAGATGTGCGTGAAATTTGAAGCGCTGACCGGCGCCAGCGCTGAGATGTGGGCGGGGTTGCAGATGCGCTACGACCTCTGGCACGCGTTTCAGTCCGCCAAGAAGCCCCGACCCATCCCCGGCGATCCGTTCGCCAGCAGCACGGCGCCGAGTAAGACTCGCCGGCCGCGCCGCTGACGGCGGAGGAATTGAGACACCAGCCTCGCAGGACCGGGGTGACCCTGCGCTCCCAGCGACCAGCTCTCAATTGCCCCCGCCGTTAGAACTCGACCATCGTGGTCACCGCTTGCGATGGCCGGCGGCCTCGAGGATCTCGGCCAGCTTCTTGCCGCTGACATACACGTGAGCCACGTGGCGCGCAAAGGTCATCTTCCCGGTCGGCGCCACGGTGATCGGTCCCGACTTGAGCGCCGCCTCCGCGGCCGCGGTCGCCCGCCGGCCCTCGGGCGTGAACCGTTCCGGCGTGTCGAGGTCTGCAAGCCGGATCGTCGCGGTGTAGCTCACGTCGAAGCCCAGCTCGACCCGGAGGACATACGTATCCGCATCGACCATGCGGACCAGGGACGCTGGGTAACTCGCCGGCTGGGCGCTCGCTGACGCCGGCATCCACAGCGCCAGCAGTAGCAGCCACGTCCAAGCGGCATAGACCTTCGCGTTCGGCCTCTCGCGGAAGCGCTTCTCGGCCTCGGCCGCCAGCACCATGTGCTCGCCGACGCGAGTTGCCGTGCCGAACTGGAACGTCGGCAGGCCGTAGCGCCAGGTGACGCCGACGATCAGCGCGCCCTTGCGATCGGGAGGCACGGCCGACAGCGGCGCCGCGACGTGCGCGAGGCCCTGCTCGAGGATGGTGGAGCCCTTAGCTGGGAAAGTCGGATCGCCCATGGCGTAGCCTCACAATGTCCAGCGCCGGGCGCCAGGCGGGAAATAGATCAGGGTTGGTGAGAATGCCGGAGTGACCGACGCTCATCAGGTCGTGGTTGAGGTCCGCTAGCGGATGCCGCCGAACGACGCCCACACGGCCGTCGCCGATCTCGCCGAGCCACTGCCAGCGGTCGCTGCAGTCGGAGTGGAAGTGCTGCCAGTAGCCGATGTTGCGCCGCGCGAGCTGCGCCACGGCCATCAGGTCCTCGCGCACGGGCGAGCCTACCGAGATCAGGTTGTTGACCTTCAGGCCCGCCGCACACGCGAACAGCACGACCTGCAGCCCATGGGAGTGCGCGACCAGGTGGGTTTGGGTCGGCGGCTGCCGGCGGTCCGGCGCCAGCGGTGGCACGAGCCAATCGAGTAGGTTCTGGCCGCCGGCTTCCCAGTCCGTGGTGTGCGGCTTTCGGCCGAACCAACGGCGCCAGAACTGCTGGCCGTTAACATCGGTCGACCAGACGAAGCCGCGGCCGTCGGGCCCGGTCAGCGTGTGGAACCCGTGCGCCACCATGAAGTTCGACCACGGCGACGCCGGGTGATACCACTGGCCCGCGCTGGAGCCACGCCAGGCCCACGTGCCGGCGATCGGCAGGAACGGGATGGTGTCCCGTTGCGGGGCGCTCACGGGACCGGCGCCCACAGATTGTCAGGGCGGCCTCCGACGGCCGGCGGCAGCGGTCCGCCGGCGTGGTGTGCGCCGGGCGCGCCAGCCCCGACGATGATGTCGAGCCCGGTCCACAGGTTCACCGGGTTACCGGCCGGCAGGTACGCCACCATGTCCTCGCCGTAGCCGCCTTCAATCGAGCGACCGCACCCGATCACGCCGCTCCCTTTGAAGTCACCCTCGAGCGCACACGCCTGCTGCCCACGGGGCTTGGTGATGAGACCCCAACCGTTGTCGCTCTGCGTCGTTCGCAGCGCCCGCGCCACTTCGCGGACGAATTGATGGCAGGCGACGCCGTCGCCCTGTTGGCACCGCGGGTAGCTCTTCGAGGCGGCCGCCACTGCTGTCAGGCACGCGCCCGAGATCGCCATGGTGTTCCCTGCCTTGCCGCACCCCGGGAAGCCCAAGCCAGATGACGGCGGCACAACCACCGGCGGTGCCGGCGGAGGGTCAGGGACTGGCGGCGGCGCCACGGGCACCAGCGGCACGCGGTGGTCACCCGGCGGCAGATCGAGCGGCTCGCGCGCCTGGTAGGCGCCAGCGGCGCAGCGCACGAGGACGGACCCGCGCACGGCGAAGTTGATGAAGCCACTGCCGTCGGCCGTGCGGCGGTCGTCGCCGATCGTGCAGGTCGCAAGGGGCACGCCGGCGCCGGTCACGGCGTCGTGCACCACGATGTTCAGGTTGACCATCGGGCCCGGTTCATCCTCAACGACTGGCGGCGGCGGCGGCGCTTCCACAGGTCCCGGCACCCCTGGTGTTGGCCACTTGACCGGCGGCGGGTCCTCGACGACGGGTGGCCGCTCCGGCCAGGCGATGGTGATCGGCGGCAGCGTCGCGCCGCACGCCACCAGCGCGATCGCGACGACGGTGATGGCGGTCAGTCGTGTCTTCATGACGGTCTCCAGAAAAAGCAAAGCGGCCCGAAGCGCACGCAGGGATTGCGTGAACCTCGGGCCGCTCAGGTCCCGATGCTCTATGTCGTGTCTCAGCGCGCCAGAGCGCGACGCCTTTCAGCCCCCGGACGGTGTGCACCCGCCGACAGCCATAGCTGAGACAACTTCGTGGTCAGTGCTTGATGCCGGGATCC
Coding sequences within it:
- the msrA gene encoding peptide-methionine (S)-S-oxide reductase MsrA, whose protein sequence is MKLSDLFGGGSDVPADQFPDPALDAPADPTRAPQSIVLGGGCFWCTEAVFAKLDGVISVVSGYAGGSVDTANYQAVCSGMTDHAEVIRVRYDSGRITLGQILKVFFAVAHDPTQLNRQGNDLGRQYRSSIFYASVHQERVAAEYIEQLKGAGVFDQPIVTTLEPLEQFFEAEADHQGFVARNPNQPYVAAVAMPKVRKLEKSFADKLKKS
- a CDS encoding ArdC-like ssDNA-binding domain-containing protein, whose amino-acid sequence is MTKTTEAPTFSQLFATIVEQPGIIHEAFSRFHNYSLGNQILAWFQCTQRGITPGPIATYSAWQGMGRQVRKGEKALVLCQPVTVKKKAEEPEGQEAAFTLFTYRAKWFALAQTEGASYEAALPATWSKTQALAALDVTEVPFAHTDGNCHGYAIGRSVAVSDIAPMPFAVLAHELAHVVLGHTSEGQCSDTTDRTPRALREVEAESVAMLVVGSLGESGLEYCRGYVQHWLKGGTIPERSIQKIFKAADTILRAGRQEPEQLQEAA
- a CDS encoding type II toxin-antitoxin system RelE/ParE family toxin, which produces MSIKSFKTNTARDIFLGDNTKAARKIARTAWPSASHRLQILNMAARLSDVAQTPGVRLEPIKHSKPGFYSLRVNNQYRITFRFEDGNAYDVNVEDPLWHQP
- a CDS encoding HigA family addiction module antitoxin is translated as MPTTSTSKTRSGTSRNKLVPGDLADQRRAPTHPGVMFKLEFREPQDPPVSQREAARRLGISYNYMNLIELGERPVSPEMCVKFEALTGASAEMWAGLQMRYDLWHAFQSAKKPRPIPGDPFASSTAPSKTRRPRR